The following coding sequences lie in one Lolium perenne isolate Kyuss_39 chromosome 2, Kyuss_2.0, whole genome shotgun sequence genomic window:
- the LOC127335252 gene encoding F-box/FBD/LRR-repeat protein At2g04230 — protein sequence MEKSVAESGADSNVFMDKMVQPSHEPSSCKKRRLCNCDWVSGLPDEILVSILDKMDSKTAVSTSILSRRWRHLWRFLQSFYFSEPILPDNYCRVRIEQMVRCSNENRNQHFVESMRWFSRLKRETPLRRLNLMFSGSTECTEVVNSAIASAVDHGIEEVDMAVIENTMYEFPWWLFSSGSNPSLTTLCLSFCKLSVPLKFGGFSSLTKLALIRMRMSLKETHLVLRCCRNLVTLHLIDVLAVRIIQLPKLKELILLWSLRLGEYRIDTPALQRLEYCGEMLPASTFQSMPSLEHVSLQCMFDDYHECHAERLENISTCFPYVRSLLLRYEIPKVVKPRTPAVFLSLKVLTLKITTKPSDNLLWMAMFLNAAPYMETLRTTIRYLSHLDSHNGVVWDDVDFQHDSLKNVEMYNFMGRDNEIGLARLLLDRAPNLRCISFNQAPLKEEGDDHQLVPPTWPGAETFVPRDGQFVLSKLFENVSSSSRVVFI from the exons ATGGAGAAATCCGTGGCGGAATCAGGAGCTGATTCGAACGTCTTCATGGACAAG ATGGTTCAGCCATCTCATGAACCGAGCTCATGCAAGAAGCGACGTCTTTGCAATTGTGATTGGGTGAGTGGGCTGCCCGACGAAATCCTGGTCAGCATCCTAGACAAGATGGATTCCAAGACAGCAGTTAGCACAAGTATCCTCTCACGGCGATGGAGGCACTTATGGAGGTTCCTGCAATCCTTTTATTTCAGCGAGCCGATCTTGCCAGACAACTATTGTCGGGTACGCATCGAACAAATGGTGAGATGCTCAAACGAAAATAGGAACCAACACTTTGTTGAGTCAATGCGATGGTTTTCTAGGCTCAAGAGAGAGACACCATTGAGAAGACTGAACCTAATGTTCTCAGGAAGTACCGAATGTACTGAAGTTGTCAACAGCGCCATAGCTTCTGCAGTTGACCATGGTATCGAGGAGGTTGACATGGCAGTTATCGAGAACACGATGTACGAGTTCCCTTGGTGGCTGTTCAGCAGTGGCAGCAACCCGTCGCTGACGACCTTATGCTTGAGTTTTTGCAAGCTTTCTGTACCCCTCAAGTTTGGAGGGTTCAGTTCCCTCACGAAGCTTGCTCTTATCCGTATGCGTATGAGCCTAAAAGAGACACACCTTGTCCTCAGGTGCTGTAGAAACTTAGTGACTTTGCACCTGATTGACGTGCTTGCTGTCAGAATCATCCAGTTGCCAAAGCTTAAGGAATTGATATTGTTATGGTCTTTACGATTGGGTGAATACAGGATTGATACACCAGCCTTGCAAAGACTGGAGTACTGTGGAGAGATGCTCCCGGCATCTACGTTTCAGTCTATGCCAAGCCTTGAACATGTTTCTCTGCAGTGCATGTTTGACGATTATCATGAATGCCATGCTGAAAGGTTAGAGAATATCTCTACTTGCTTTCCTTATGTCAGAAGCCTACTCCTGCGGTATGAGATCCCAAAG GTTGTCAAACCGAGAACACCTGCTGTTTTCTTAAGCCTCAAAGTCCTCACTTTAAAAATCACTACAAAACCTTCTGATAATCTTCTTTGGATGGCTATGTTCCTAAATGCTGCACCATATATGGAGACATTGAGAACTACC ATACGCTATTTATCACACCTCGATTCTCATAATGGGGTAGTATGGGATGATGTCGACTTCCAGCACGACAGTCTGAAGAATGTAGAGATGTATAACTTCATGGGAAGGGATAATGAGATAGGCTTGGCGAGACTGCTGTTAGATAGAGCTCCTAATCTAAGATGCATATCCTTCAACCAAGCTCCTCTGAAGGAGGAAGGTGATGATCACCAGTTGGTGCCCCCGACCTGGCCTGGAGCTGAAACTTTTGTCCCAAGAGATGGCCAATTCGTTCTCTCTAAGTTATTTGAGAATGTTTCTTCCAGTTCCCGTGTGGTATTCATCTAA